The nucleotide sequence TCTATACAGGAATGTTTCTCACTAAGTTCTTGACTCTTCCAAGGATGACGCTCGAGCTGTGGCACGCTCGTCAACATACTTCAAAACATCATGTGCTGATGTAAACCAACTGTGCCCCAATCATCTTCCCCTTCTCTTAGGCTCTTGCTTCATGTTGCAACAGAAGGCATCAGTGGAGACGAAGAGATGAACATGGTGTTTGGCAGCACGCTGAAGAACTGCAGACACATCCTGGAATGTGCTAAGGAATACAGTGTTCAAGTAATTGGTGTAAAGTAAGTTCACTACACTGGAAGCTTAGAGTTTTGTCTTGCCTAAATCCAGGTTTGATTTTGGATATTATGGGCAAAGATGCATTTATTTGCCATATGGTTTCTATGTCTTTGCATGTTGACTCCTATAACCAGAGTCCAGGGTAGTCAAAGGGTTACAAATTGCATTGCCCTAAATGGAGAGAACGTTGCATAATGTTTTTCACTATTAGATTGCAACAATAGCCATGTTTAACACCTTATCGTCATTTGATGTAAATGTATGTCGGGGTCGGTAGGGAGTGGATTTAGAGTGGACTCTTGGGGCTGAGCCTGCTTCATacgccacagattacagctgacacctcgcgtAAATCACTAGGATCGGAGCAAACTCTCatcccagccatttaaccacttggatcccgcggtcaatagcgacaacGGCATTTAAGCAGTTACACACCCCGTCCTCCCTGTTACTCCATAGACACCTTCTGAAGCTACTTTTTTTTtccgtaaaagtagtaaatcattaaaaaaaaaactatatggatCACCTTaaccatattgacccgcagaataaagttaacatgttgctaATAATTCAGTAAATAGTTCAGGTTTTGCCACCTCTTTTTGTTATTTGTGAAATTCTTTAGGTTATTACAGTTGTGGGGTTTTTATGTAACGCATGCGTAAAAAACTTTTATACTAAATcacgtttttaaagtttttttattttgatgtgtcattttattaaaaatattaccATTTTACTACTTTCTTTTGCTCTTCGTGTATTCGCATACTTCTGTATGTTAACACATTATGATCTATGTACAGGCTGTTAAAGCAACGCATCACTGACTGTATGGGGGTTTCCTAGTACCAGATTGCGTCACTGAAAGCCCCATGACACACTCAAAGGATACCACTTTCGTCATGCTAAAGTCACTATTGGCTTCGACAAAAAATTGTGATAAGGGGAGACCTTCCTTATGTAGAATGGCATTGCTTTATGATTTTCTAGTTTTCCCAGCGAATTACTAGCACTAGCAGATTTTAGGTAGTTGTAATGTTTTCTCTTGTATTGCTTGGACATGGATAAGTAGCTTCTTACAATAAAATAGTAATTGCTATAAAAGACTATTCTGCTTCAATATTAGTTTGTAGATGGTCAAAACCAAAGTTTTAATATTTTCTAAAATGTGAAATGTGTCAGGTTATAACAGTGGGTGCTCTGAAGatgtaatgctgggggtagggagacagtcaggtgagccctaatctacccgccactcagtcactgcctacttgcaacgacccgtcctaagcgacggggtacaactgggcgacggtccctacgctcagtaagtgcaagacagacaggggtacacagaagaagggaaacggggcagctgcccacggagacaccgtgagcaacaagagtggtgaacgagccgagtcaaaccaggagagagcgaggtacaaaacgctgagcaggagagtgcttgttattgaccttggctttcttaccactctcctgctcagcgttttgtacctcgctctctcctggtttgactcggctcgttcaccactcttgttgctcacggtgtctccgtgggcagctgccccgtttcccgccttctgtgtacccctgtctgttttgtctgtcttgcacttactgagcgtagggaccgtcgcccagttgtaccccgtcgcttaggacgggtcgttgcaagtaggcagggactgagtggtgggtagattagggctcacctgtctgtctccctaccccggcattacagaaGTAGTGCCCAATGCTCTCTGATGAGAACTTTGCTCTAAATCTGTGTTCAGGGATTTCCATATTTCAGACACATTGATGGAAGTTTCACCAAATCCTGTAAGTCCTAGTATAGTTCTGTTAAATGTCAAGGGACTGTTAACATGTTTGGATCGGTTTTGAGATTTGTGTTAGACAGGAATTACATGGATTTCTCAACTACTTACATTAAATGATCGGCTATCCAATAAATGTATGATTGCGGGGTCTGACTGCTTTGACCCCCCCACCCATCATACATTTGTCATATCCTATTGATGAGCCATGACATTTAGTGGATGGTATTAAGCTGGGAACCCCTGGCTTTGAATAAGCAATGTTGTGTTGTATGTAATGTACAATTTCAtccagtagattttttttttttgcataaatttgtCATGATCCTGTTACGCATGTATCTGAACATGTCACAGCATTACTTTTGAGTTCTAGTATAAAACCGTTCATATAACTGAAAACTAAAGTGTGTATGTATACGAATTTTAGTCTGGATTACAAAAAAAGTTAAgttactttgtaaatacattacttactatgtactgatcctgagttacagcctgtagtatactcaagagctgcattcacatttcTGCAGGCTCCGGAGCTGGAATCTGTGCAGAGCTTGTGTTGATGACCTGCAGTTTGGGAAGTAACAGGCATTGTACCGTGTGCAGCTATAGAAAACTTACCACTCTCGTGCCTCTCTTGTAGTGATTTATCTCCTGAGTATTAGGTTATTAGCCAATAATGCAGTTCCACAATTTACAAGTCTCCAGTTTATAAATGAGAAGTTGCTGCATTTGATTGGATTTTAAAAACGTATCGTCTTGTTTTGGCAGGTTCCATGTTCCAAGCTCTTCCAGAGATCCACAAGCATATAGTCATGCTTTATCTGATGCCCGTTGTGTGTGCGATATGGCAGTAAGTAATCCTCAGTTACATTCACTTTGTAGTTTTGGGAATCCATTAAAATATCTCACAAagattttctgcaaataaactcATATTGATGTGTTTTAACATCCTCCCCTATCCAGTCGGTCTGAATTATGCCTAGTAAACGTATTTCACCCTGTACCCACATGTGGCTGATTGACACACAGCCTGGTTCTTGACACTAaactagctttttttttttttttttatattcttgaGAGGATCTATTAAGAAAATCCTGCTGCTCAACAGCATACTTTATATTATCAGTCTTGCAGATTCCTCATTAACCTTTTAAATTCCAAGGACGTATGTAATACATTGCGACTTTAAACGGTAGTGACTAGAATTTGAGAGCTAGATCTTGGTATCCTATTATGACGCTCCTGTACAGCCTTCCAGTGACCAAGCGGGCATTATACAGGATCTTTTGTACTGATTTTCACATTAAGGGGGGACGTTTCTAGTAGAGAGATAAGCAGTTGCGTATTTAATTACCTGTGACCTAAATGTTTTTAACACTATCTGTATTTTAGAGATTTTAGGTTTATTCAGTTCTGgtgaagatgtttttttttttttgttctttttttacaaaatgttattCTTTGATGCGAAATTGTATGAAGtgcccaacaaaaaaaaaacaatgtacctGGTCTACGGTCAAAAAAAGGGttcggggattttttttttcttcataattCATGTTCGGTGTATGTTAAGTGTGAACATAGTCCAAGTAACAGTAGGGTCAATCAGCACTTGCACGATTGTTAATGCAAACGCTTGTGGCAACAAaaacgtatttttattttttttcaggaagAGCTTGGTTTTAAGATGAGCATACTGGATATTGGTGGAGGATTTTCAGGGAATGAATTTCAGTTAGTAGAGGTAGGTTATTCATTGCCAAATGCTAACAAACATCTGCCAAATTGACACTTCTTGCCTGGGGAGGGTGACTAAGTCTAAGCTGTCTCGTAGGTTTATCATGCTGTcagccctctgctggatgcatatTTTCCTGTGGAATCTGGAATTAGAGTCATAGCAGAGCCCGGAAGCTATTATGTTTCATCTGCATTTACACTAGCAGTGAACATCATGGCAAAGAAAGTCGTTGAGCATGATCAACATCTTCCTGGAGGTAATTTTTTTTTGGTTATTGTAACCCCCAGTATACTGCTAGCTGACAATGTCACACTTCAATCATTTATTAGATGTTGGGTAATTTGCCAATAGTCTTCTCTGTGCCAGTAATAGTTTTTCAGAAGTAAAAAGTTCCTAAATCAATCGGctgccagaaaaaaaaatattctaccaTTTCGATGTCTCTACTCAGTAAAAGTCTTTGCGTTATCCTCTCCTGTCAGTTTCAGTTATAATTAAAGCTATTTTCACATCTGCAGTGGATGCTGCGCTACCATGAGGGTGACAGGGGTGAACATTTGACTTTTCCAGACTACAATGTAACTGGCAaatctgtattattattatacggGGATGTCACACTTTTCCAATACAATTGCGTATAGTCCGAATCTTTCATCTAGAAGACTAAATGGTGTTTTTAGACACTTAACCGGAGGTAATTCAGGGGCCTATGGACtaaggtgtttttttgtttatcccTACAAAACCTCTTTAAACACTTTTAGTGCTCACTTAGTCTTGCCATTTTCCAATTACTCTTCCTGCATCATGATCTTCACTTTTATGTTTCAGGCAAGAAAACAAGCGATGGTCCAGCTTTTATTTATTGCATGAATGAAGGAGTTTATGGTTCTTTTGCGAGTAAACTATCGGAGAGCTTAAATGCTGCCCCCAGAGTACATAAGGTAAGCAGCCATGTTCCTATTGCTATTAAAGATGTCTGATCATGAATTCTATAATTAATAACTGTCCCTGTTTCAGACATACAAGGAAGACGAGACACTTTTTCCCAGCAGCCTCTTGGGTCCATCTTATGATGAGCTCGACATAATTGTAGACCACTGTCTTCTGCCAGAATTAAATGTTGGAGACTGGATTGTGTTTGAAAACATGGGATCCGGTACAATGAATGAACAGACAGCATTTTCGGATATTGAACGGCCGTCCCTATACAACTTCATGTCATTCAGTGACTGGTAAGATTGCGACATGGTTATCAATGTCTAATGTATTTCTAGGGTTAAAACGCGGCAGCGAttctacatacaggatattagaaaaaaatgtagaagTGGTATTTATGATCTAAGATTACTATCGTACCACATAGCAAGGTCCTGGCAGGCTAATTGATTGGCACTGTTGGTTGTAGGATAGATATAGTTTCCTGATTGTGTAGCTATAGAAGTACTGGATATTCTTGGCTACTTCCGCTATATGCGCATTTCTCCCTATAAACGTCTAGGCTGGTTGAATTGACACGTTTCCATAGACAAATAGGACCAATCATCTGATAGTGAGAGGGAAGCTACTGTGTTTCTCTAAACCCAACATACACTTCTACATTATTTGTATACTGTAAATTTAAAGAACCTATTAATTTATATGAGGCCTTTTACATATGGTGGTCCCTGGAGCTTGTATAAGggcatgttcccacacacaggatacactgcagagtctgcaacagaaaattagtagcAGAAACTCAAAACAACGCAACTAAACCTGTCACAGAAAGCTGCTCATAATGCTGGGAATCGCTGCGGTTTTTCTATAGCAGTTTTCTCTctggatttagtgttaaacattgcttatagcaaagtatatgcatAAACGTTGGACAAACCACGACAAAACAAATACTCTGGAATTTGATCCCCATTCAAGTCTATAGGCCATACGCCGCATCTACTCagaagaaattgacatgctgcgaaatgaagtcacaccgcagaacactttccgcacctctctgcatttttatttttttttgcgtgtgcctgagatttgctaaatctcattcaccttgctgctactataagtccctgttcacactgagtttttttacacgttttttggcgcggaaactgctccgcaaaactcgtaaaaaaaatgcgcggacaagttttttttaccgcgtcgcggtaaaaagcgacatgacccatcttgaggcggtttccgcctctaaaaccccatttcaattagtcagaaacggggaaaaaaacgcctcgacgagtttttgtcaaaccactgtgcaaaaaacgtctggagccatttttgcaggaggaattttcctcctgcaaaaaactcagtgtgaacacagcctaaattcTGTAGtcattctgcagcgtttatgctacttGGGAACCCAGTCTTATAGAGCCATACTATGGCATGCGGCAAATTTTGTTTTTTCCCTAACAGATAATGTATATacccatgagaaaaaaaaaacctgttgcaTAAAAACAGAGGTGTGTGGTGGTACAATATGGTCTCAAAGATTTCTATGGGCACCATATTACGTATCCATACAACACTGATCCATAATATATGGAAGTACCTTATATAGGACAACTTGCTGTAAGTTACCCGGTGTCTGCAGATGCAGTTTGAGTCTTGCAGGTGTTTGCTCTTCATTAATTTTGTTTAATCCTAGGTATGAAATCCAGGACGCTGGGATAACATCGGAAACCTTGATGAGGAGCCTGTGTGTGCCTTGTTTTCAATACAGTGATGACAACTTCTCCACAGCAGCTTAGTGATAAACTTTACTCCATATGAAATCTACAGGTACAAGTCTTCAGCTTGCCTGGTCAACATTCCAgactggaaaaaaaagaaaacggatCTTGAATTTAACCTCAATTCAAAACTTGAAGTTCAGTGACATGAAAAATGGGACCAGGCAAAAGCAGCTAAAGTGTGAGACACTGGGATGAGCATTAGTTATGTCTTCATGTACATGTGCCAGCTTTCTCCATCCCCCGCACAGTTGAAATAAAATATGCAACAAAATGGATGACTTAGTTGAGATGGAAGCCATGACCTTGGGTTCCTTGTAAGTTTACATAAGTACACCGTTTTTATACTAAGGATTCCTGTTAGTCTTGTAAATTTATTGTCTCCTCCAGTAAAACACGTCTTTGAGAGACCAGTGTGTGACATAGATCATGTCTAGTGTGTGTAGAATGTGTAAATTTGTGCTTTGACCAGTAGTTTAATAAATGTAAATCGCATcgtatttttatttcattttttcaaccTGACAGTAACATGATCGCAATAAACTTTTATGTAGAACTCAAGGCTTTGTTTATGGATAATTCAGGGGTTGCTATTACCGTACCAGATAACGAGTTTCTATTCAGGAAATGTTTACGTGTGCGTGGTTTATAAACTTACTTCAAAAATGTATTTCATTTATCAGGGAAGAGCAATAATGAAAATTTAACCTGGTAACTTAATGCACATGATttcctttgaacacattttacagtttaataataatctttatatagagccaacatattctgcagcacgttACAATTcagagacaatatcagacattacatagtggccAAACtcttttacaattcaaacaagaggagtgaggaccctgctcgaaagagcttacaatctatgagaaaatgagacacaaaatgtaaaaaaaaaagtgcttaaagaggctgtcaccagattctcaaacccctatctcctattgcatgtgatcggcgctgcaatgtagataacagtaacgttttgttttttttcttttaaaaactttcatttttggccaagttatgagctattttatatttatgcaaatgaggtttaaaatggacaactgggcgtgtattgtgtttttaactgggcgtgtattgtgtttttaactgggcgtgtattgtgtttgtaactgggcgtgtttacttgttttactaactgggcgttgtgaatagaagtgtatgatgctgaccaatcagtgaccaatcagcatcatgcactcctctccattcatttacacagcacagagTGTTCttgctagaacgatgtgcagccacatacacaagtgtcctgataatgaatacatatgacctccagcctggacgtcatgtgtattcagaatcctgacacttctgactaatttctgtgagatttccagcaagggaaactaaatcttgtttacctcgtaatctcgtgagatttcgtatccgttgctggaatctcacagaaaagattcagaagtgtcaggattctgaatacacatgacgtccaggctggaggtcatgtgtattcattatcaggacacttgtgtatgtggctgcacatcgttctagtaagaacactatgtgctgtgtaaatgaatggagaggagtgcatgatgctgattggtcagcatcatatacgtaaacacgcccagttacaaacacaatacacgcccagttggacatacgaaaaaaaaaacacacccagttgtccatttcaaagctcatttgcaaatatatataaaatagctcataacttggccaaaaatgacagtttaaaaaaaaaacaaaacgttactcttatctacattgcagcgccgatcacatgcaataggagatagggatttgagaatctggtgacagagcctctttaatgaggctctgtcaccagattttgcaacccctatctgctattgcagcagataggcgctgcaatgtagattacagtaacgtttttatttttaaaaaacgagcatttttggccaagttatgaccatttttgtatttatgcaaatgaggcttgcaaaagtacaactgggcgtgttgaaaagtaaaagtccaactgggcgtgtattatgtgcgtacatcggggcgtttttactacttttactagctgggctttctgacgagaagtatcatccacttctcttcagaacgcccagcttctggcagatcacgctgtgacgtcacttccccaggtcctgcatcgtgtcagacgagcgaggacacatcggcaccagaggctacagatgattctgcagcagcatcggcgtttgcaggtaagtagctacatctgctagtaaaagtagtaaacacgccccgatgtacgcacataatacacgcccacttggacttttactgtaaacaggcccacttgtacttttgcaagcctcatttgcataaatacaaaaa is from Rhinoderma darwinii isolate aRhiDar2 chromosome 5, aRhiDar2.hap1, whole genome shotgun sequence and encodes:
- the AZIN1 gene encoding antizyme inhibitor 1 translates to MKGFNEDANYSIGLLDDAATATDVISNYIYEHTLAGKNAFFVADLGRIVKKHIEWQNTMVHIKPFYTVKCNSSPAVLEILSTLGIGFICANKHEMTMVYDLGISMENVIYTNPCKQIAQIKHAAKLGVNIMTCDNEAELKKIARNHPNAKLLLHVATEGISGDEEMNMVFGSTLKNCRHILECAKEYSVQVIGVKFHVPSSSRDPQAYSHALSDARCVCDMAEELGFKMSILDIGGGFSGNEFQLVEVYHAVSPLLDAYFPVESGIRVIAEPGSYYVSSAFTLAVNIMAKKVVEHDQHLPGGKKTSDGPAFIYCMNEGVYGSFASKLSESLNAAPRVHKTYKEDETLFPSSLLGPSYDELDIIVDHCLLPELNVGDWIVFENMGSGTMNEQTAFSDIERPSLYNFMSFSDWYEIQDAGITSETLMRSLCVPCFQYSDDNFSTAA